The sequence CAAGCAACAACAACGCAAACCCCATTAAAGCCCACTTCCAATTTGAATCCCGTACGGTATCACTCATTCCAACCAAGTTAACCAAAAGAAAGACAACGGCTATCCAGACTACGCCTGCACCCACCATAGCGAGAGAAAAACGCAACAGTGGTACACGCCATAAACCACAAAACGTAAACCCTAATGTACGCAACCCAGGCACAAAGCGAATTAAAAAGATATTGGATAGGGTTCGATTATGGAATTTTTTTCGCAGCATTCGCCCCTTAGCTGAGCCTAACAACCAACCTCGCAACCACCGCCACCTTCGACCATACCTACCCAGCAAATACAGTGCAAAATCACCCGAAGTAATACCCACCAAACTGGCGATTAACGCTAAAGGTAAAGATATTTCGCCCTCTAACGACGCTATTGCTGCAAAAAAAACTGCGGCGTCTTCCCATATCCACGCTATTACGATAATCGCAAGTACGAAAACACTCCAATGCTGGCTTGCAAAACCCATCGCCTGCTGAATTAGTTCGTTCAAAGCTATCCTTAATTACGCGCTATAAACCCGTTAAAACGGTAACAATAGACTAAGGCTTTATTGTAAGGTTCCGTCAATAAAGAAAGGTACTGTTAGCGCAGGCTAACAGTGTAATTTGACCTTTTCGTGACCACGGCACCTCGCCCCTAAACCGCACTATCGAAAATCAATATCGGTATTCGCAACAAGGTAAATAAACGCCGCCCACGCCGCTATATTTTGCTGCAATGTCTCGATTGAAATTTTATCCAAGGTATCGTCTGCCGTATGGTGATAATCAAAATAATCGGTGCCATCTTGTTTTAATTCTATGACAGGCACACCCTCGGCTTTCATAAACTTAAGATCCGGCCCACCGTAAGATTCATTATCACCGGGCACTACATTCAATCGCTTTAACTCACCTTGCAATGCGGTCACGCCGCCGAGTTTACTCTCCTGTACGTTTAACGAGCCTAAGCGCCATACCACACCAGCACCAAAATCGGACTCTGCAATAGCGACATGCTGAGCCAACGTTGCCTTATGTTTTTCAGCATAACGCTGCGCACCTACCAGCCCGACCTCTTCAGAGCCAAACAACACCACCCGAATCGTTCGGCGAGGCCCTTCTGGAAGCGCTTCAGTCACTAATTTGGTCGCTGCCAGCACGATAGCGACACCCGCTCCGTCATCAATAGCACCGGTACCCAAATCCCACGAATCGAGGTGAGCCCCGACGAGCACAATTTCGTCTGGTCGTTCACGCCCCACAATATCGGCCACGATATTGCCAGAAGCAGCACTAGGACGAGTCTCCGTTGTAACGGTAAGCCTCAGCCTTACGTTGTTATCTTTCGCTAACATGCGCATCAATTGGTCAGCATCCGCTGCGGCCAAAGCCACGGTTGGAACACTAGGGGCCGCATCGTCCGTTACTCTTCGCATTTGCCCTGTATGTGCAAAGCGATGCGTAGACGTACCAACCGAACGTATTAAAGCCCCGATCGCGCCCACCCTATGCGCTTCATATGCGGTTAAACGACGCTTCGCTACCGCCGCCCCGTAACCAGAACCGTCCTGCGTGCGGGCCATAGTATCGTTAATAAAAACAATAGCCCCTTTTAAACCGTTATCATCCACCAACCCCAGCGCTTCTATAGCGTTAAACACCACCACCTGCCCCTCAACACCATCCGGGCCCGTCGAAACACTTCCGCCGAGCGCGGTCACAACAAGCGGCTGCGGAAATGGTGCTAGCACTTCTGCACGCTCGATACCACGCTGCCAGAACGGTAATATAAAGGGCTCTTCCTTTATACGGTCAAAATCTAATTGCTCCAATGTCGAAACGGCCCATTCTCTAGCACGCGCTTCTGCCTGCGACCCAGCCAAACGAGGGCCAACTTCCGTCGTTAACGATTCAACAATTTGATAACCTCTTTTATCGACCAAACCTTTATCAATAATCTGTTGGGCTTTTATTTTTTGCGCTGGGGTAAAACTATAGGCCTGCACTCCCACCGGCAGCAGTGTAATACCAATAACCAAAAGCGCGGTCATTACACAATGTAAGTGAATCGGGCGAGACATAGAAAGATCCTTGTTTGAAAAAAAATAAGGTGAGCTCTATCACAAACTGCTCATGAAGCAGTGCCCCACTCAACCGCTGAATTGCGCAAAAGACACAGCCAAGAACTAAATTAGCCGCATCATTTCGTCTCTAGAATTTATTAATTATCAAGCTCATCGAACTTAGCCGCCATGGTGGGGTTACGTCGAGTCAGCTTTTTAATGGTTACATCCTGTGCTTTGTCATTTGCTAGCCGGAGGTTTCTATCCGTACCTAACAGAGCGTCCTTAGTTTTTTGTAAATGGGTAATCGACTTATCAATCTCATCAATTGCTGTTTGAAACTTCTTAGAGGCAAGGTCATAATTTTTTGCGAATGCCGTCTTAAAAGTATCTAAATCGTTTTCGAAATTGGTTATATCGACGCTCTGCTCTTTAACAAGCGCTAGCTCCTTTTTATATTCCAGCGACTTCATTGCTGCATTTCGAAGTAGCGTAATGATGGGCAGAAAAAACTGCGGCCGCACGATATACATTCTTGGGTAACGGTGAAACACATCGACAATTCCAGAGTTATAAAGCTCGCTATCGGGCTCAAGCAGGGACACCAATACAGCATACTCACAACCCTTTTCTGTACGATCTTTGTCGAGTTCCTTTAAAAAATCTTCGTTCTTTTTCTTGGTCGCAGTGGTATCGATTTCATTCTTCATTTCAAACATAATTGAAACAATTTCAGTGCCAGTGTCGTCCGTGTCACGAAAAATATAGTCTCCCTTGCTGCCACTTCGCGCATCATTATCTTTTTCGAAATAGGCCCTCGGAAACGCTGTTGCTCGAATGCGGTTGAACTCCGTATCGCAGTGCTGTTCTAACGTTTCGCCAACCATCTTGGTCGATAAACGGGCCTTCATATCCCTAAGACGCTCTATCGCGTCGTCGCGATCCTTAAGCTGCGTCTCGTATTTATCCTGGAGCGACTTTTCGGCAAGCTGCTTTTCAAGCGCGACTTGTTTAAGACCGCTCTTCAGTTCGTCGCGCTCCTTCTCTATTGCACTAACAGCACCAGTAATAGCTACCTTCTGTTCAATTACTGTGGTGTCGAGCTTAGCTTTTAAATCCTGTATTTCTTTATCTTTTGTTGCGGTAGTCTCCTGCAGCGCCTTAGCAAACCGCGCATCGGCAAGCTCAGAAGCGGCTTGTTTATCACGCTTAATCTGTTCAAGTTCACTCAGTAACGCGTCTTTCTTTTTTTCGATTTCACCTAGAGCCTCGGTCACCGCGAGTTTCTTCGTGACTTCACCGGCCTCTAATTGGGCTTTTAACGCTTGGATTTCCGTATCCTTTGCTGCGGCGGCCTTTTGCATCTCACCACCCACTTCACTCTTGGCAAGCTGAACTGCATTCAGCTTTTCCTTCTCGGCTAATTCTAACCGTGCATGTAATTGTTGTTCAAAATCACTATCGCGAACCTGCTTTAGAATATCGGCATACCCCGCTTCATCAATCTTAAAGGCTTTATCGCAATGCGGGCATATGATCTCAT is a genomic window of Teredinibacter purpureus containing:
- a CDS encoding DedA family protein is translated as MNELIQQAMGFASQHWSVFVLAIIVIAWIWEDAAVFFAAIASLEGEISLPLALIASLVGITSGDFALYLLGRYGRRWRWLRGWLLGSAKGRMLRKKFHNRTLSNIFLIRFVPGLRTLGFTFCGLWRVPLLRFSLAMVGAGVVWIAVVFLLVNLVGMSDTVRDSNWKWALMGFALLLLVINNVRASRMTITVKPN
- a CDS encoding M20/M25/M40 family metallo-hydrolase codes for the protein MSRPIHLHCVMTALLVIGITLLPVGVQAYSFTPAQKIKAQQIIDKGLVDKRGYQIVESLTTEVGPRLAGSQAEARAREWAVSTLEQLDFDRIKEEPFILPFWQRGIERAEVLAPFPQPLVVTALGGSVSTGPDGVEGQVVVFNAIEALGLVDDNGLKGAIVFINDTMARTQDGSGYGAAVAKRRLTAYEAHRVGAIGALIRSVGTSTHRFAHTGQMRRVTDDAAPSVPTVALAAADADQLMRMLAKDNNVRLRLTVTTETRPSAASGNIVADIVGRERPDEIVLVGAHLDSWDLGTGAIDDGAGVAIVLAATKLVTEALPEGPRRTIRVVLFGSEEVGLVGAQRYAEKHKATLAQHVAIAESDFGAGVVWRLGSLNVQESKLGGVTALQGELKRLNVVPGDNESYGGPDLKFMKAEGVPVIELKQDGTDYFDYHHTADDTLDKISIETLQQNIAAWAAFIYLVANTDIDFR
- a CDS encoding DUF2130 domain-containing protein, with translation MHEIICPHCDKAFKIDEAGYADILKQVRDSDFEQQLHARLELAEKEKLNAVQLAKSEVGGEMQKAAAAKDTEIQALKAQLEAGEVTKKLAVTEALGEIEKKKDALLSELEQIKRDKQAASELADARFAKALQETTATKDKEIQDLKAKLDTTVIEQKVAITGAVSAIEKERDELKSGLKQVALEKQLAEKSLQDKYETQLKDRDDAIERLRDMKARLSTKMVGETLEQHCDTEFNRIRATAFPRAYFEKDNDARSGSKGDYIFRDTDDTGTEIVSIMFEMKNEIDTTATKKKNEDFLKELDKDRTEKGCEYAVLVSLLEPDSELYNSGIVDVFHRYPRMYIVRPQFFLPIITLLRNAAMKSLEYKKELALVKEQSVDITNFENDLDTFKTAFAKNYDLASKKFQTAIDEIDKSITHLQKTKDALLGTDRNLRLANDKAQDVTIKKLTRRNPTMAAKFDELDN